A genomic region of Kribbella sp. NBC_00382 contains the following coding sequences:
- a CDS encoding siderophore-interacting protein → MGHGWEGVVLKLFRGKDFVFTVTGAEQVTERYRRVHFTDGGLLGMVGVHPTMWVRLWFQHAGKPHQRAYTLVDPDAEAGTFSMEFALHEGIASDWSLSAKAGDTIEATLQGTDFAVPDPLPPRLLVIGDPASLPAINSLLAVAPKLPATIFFETTHDSDADLPLRLDPDHHELRMVSRKGDQLVAEVKASLPSRIDDPSTTFVWLACDTKTTRTLTSYLLKDLSLPKDRVKALGYWRPA, encoded by the coding sequence GTGGGGCATGGCTGGGAGGGTGTCGTCCTCAAGCTGTTCCGAGGCAAGGACTTCGTGTTCACCGTGACGGGTGCCGAACAGGTCACCGAGCGCTATCGCCGCGTGCACTTCACGGATGGTGGGCTGCTCGGGATGGTTGGCGTGCACCCGACGATGTGGGTGCGGCTGTGGTTCCAGCACGCGGGCAAGCCGCATCAGCGGGCGTACACGCTGGTCGATCCTGACGCGGAGGCCGGCACCTTCAGCATGGAGTTCGCGCTGCACGAGGGGATCGCGAGCGACTGGTCGCTGTCCGCGAAGGCAGGCGACACGATCGAGGCGACGCTGCAGGGCACCGACTTCGCCGTACCGGATCCGCTGCCGCCGAGGCTGCTCGTCATCGGCGACCCGGCCTCGCTGCCGGCCATCAACTCGCTGCTGGCGGTGGCACCGAAGCTGCCGGCAACGATCTTCTTCGAGACAACCCACGACTCCGATGCGGACCTGCCGCTGCGACTCGACCCCGACCACCACGAACTGCGCATGGTCTCCCGCAAGGGTGACCAGTTGGTGGCGGAGGTGAAGGCAAGCCTGCCGAGCCGGATCGACGACCCGTCGACCACCTTCGTCTGGCTAGCCTGCGACACGAAAACAACCCGCACCCTGACGTCGTACCTCCTAAAGGACCTCTCCCTCCCCAAGGATCGAGTCAAAGCACTCGGCTACTGGCGCCCAGCCTGA
- a CDS encoding GNAT family N-acetyltransferase — protein MIRVLDLADVATAERVLVVQRLAYAVEAALIGFDGIPPLHEDLAGLMASEEHWLGRYSGDGELVAAVAYELPDPETVEISRLVVDPAHARRGHGRALLDQLDVMEPRRVSLVSTGTANAPATSLYLSRGYSASGVVEIAPGITITQFCRVRSCSKP, from the coding sequence GTGATTCGTGTCTTGGACCTGGCGGATGTGGCTACTGCTGAGCGGGTGCTGGTGGTGCAGCGGTTGGCGTATGCGGTGGAGGCTGCGCTGATCGGGTTCGACGGGATTCCTCCGCTGCACGAAGACCTTGCTGGCTTGATGGCGTCGGAGGAGCACTGGCTCGGGCGGTACTCGGGCGACGGTGAGCTGGTCGCAGCGGTCGCCTATGAGTTGCCGGATCCGGAGACGGTCGAGATCAGCCGGCTAGTAGTCGATCCGGCGCACGCTCGGCGCGGTCATGGTCGGGCATTGCTGGATCAGCTCGATGTGATGGAGCCGCGGCGGGTCAGCCTTGTGTCGACTGGCACGGCCAATGCGCCGGCGACCAGCCTTTACCTTTCCCGCGGTTACAGCGCCTCGGGAGTAGTGGAGATCGCTCCTGGCATCACCATCACTCAGTTCTGCCGGGTGCGGAGTTGTTCGAAGCCGTAG
- a CDS encoding TMEM175 family protein — protein MNAQPDLAETSRIEAFSDGIFAIAITLLVLELHIPELEPGERLWPALLDEWPQFGAYLTSFAILGIMWVNHHSMFRQIQRADRGLMFLNLGLLLWTALLPFPTNLFAEFLEDEGSNAHVAAAVYSTNLTLAAIFFSAIWWHSLRNHLVDHDMTPTEQRNSVLRYSVGTLLYAAAIGLSFLSAPLTLLVLFLLAVYYGFEQLRTRQN, from the coding sequence GTGAACGCACAGCCGGACCTCGCGGAGACCTCCCGGATCGAGGCCTTCAGCGACGGAATCTTCGCCATCGCCATCACCTTGCTCGTCCTCGAACTGCACATCCCCGAGCTGGAGCCGGGCGAGCGGCTCTGGCCCGCGCTGCTCGACGAGTGGCCGCAGTTCGGCGCCTATCTGACCAGTTTCGCGATCCTCGGCATCATGTGGGTCAACCACCACTCGATGTTCCGGCAGATCCAGCGCGCCGACCGCGGGCTGATGTTCCTCAACCTCGGGCTGCTGCTGTGGACCGCGCTGCTGCCGTTCCCGACCAACCTCTTCGCCGAGTTCCTGGAGGACGAGGGGAGCAACGCGCATGTCGCGGCCGCCGTCTACAGCACGAACCTCACGCTCGCCGCGATCTTCTTCAGCGCGATCTGGTGGCATTCCCTGCGCAACCACCTCGTCGACCACGACATGACTCCCACCGAGCAACGCAACTCCGTCCTGCGCTACTCCGTCGGCACGCTGCTGTACGCAGCCGCGATCGGCCTGTCGTTCCTCTCGGCGCCGCTGACGTTGCTCGTCCTCTTCCTGCTCGCCGTGTACTACGGCTTCGAACAACTCCGCACCCGGCAGAACTGA
- a CDS encoding sensor histidine kinase translates to MVNEREPVSTVGLLVRFTAAGLIVLLSLAALIAYVARQAGTEQASESAREVTFVTARGVVEPRLDANVIAGQQAALQAFDTAMRRYVLQGSLVRVKLWNAHGKIVYSDERRLVGQTFPLDPDETEALRIQGSSESEVSDLTRPENRYEIPYKKLLEVYVGVRGPGGEPMLFEAYFQYQAVTQAGQAAWKRFAPPSLGALLLLELVQIPFAWSLARRVQRQQRDRERLLRHAVDASDAERRRIAGELHDGVVQELTGLNYALDAMRLGKPTEGQRADLIADGANRLRGSIGSLRTLLVDIYPPNLAEEGLASALAELAAGLERTGVEVRLETEGAEDLPPAVAALLFRAAQEIVRNVAAHSGAQEVLIQAGRLSGKATLVVDDNGRGFDETRLDERSSDGHLGLRSIGDLLAESGGMLTVRAAPGQGTRVEVEVPVR, encoded by the coding sequence ATGGTCAATGAACGCGAGCCGGTGTCCACGGTCGGCTTGCTGGTTCGGTTCACGGCGGCCGGGCTGATCGTCTTGCTGTCATTGGCCGCGCTGATCGCGTACGTCGCCCGCCAGGCCGGTACCGAGCAAGCGAGCGAGTCGGCCCGCGAGGTGACCTTCGTGACCGCCCGTGGGGTGGTGGAGCCGCGGCTGGATGCCAATGTGATCGCCGGGCAACAGGCGGCGCTCCAGGCGTTCGACACAGCCATGCGCCGGTACGTCCTGCAGGGCTCACTGGTCCGGGTGAAGCTGTGGAACGCCCACGGAAAGATCGTGTACTCCGACGAGCGGCGACTGGTCGGCCAGACCTTCCCACTGGACCCGGACGAGACCGAGGCGCTCCGCATCCAGGGCAGCAGCGAGTCCGAGGTCAGCGACCTCACCCGGCCGGAGAACCGGTACGAGATCCCGTACAAGAAGCTGCTCGAGGTGTACGTCGGGGTGCGCGGCCCGGGTGGCGAACCGATGCTCTTCGAGGCGTACTTCCAGTACCAGGCGGTGACTCAAGCCGGTCAGGCTGCGTGGAAGCGGTTCGCCCCGCCCTCGCTGGGTGCACTGCTCCTGCTGGAGCTGGTGCAGATCCCCTTCGCCTGGTCGCTCGCGCGCCGGGTGCAGCGGCAACAGCGCGACAGGGAGCGACTGCTGCGGCATGCGGTGGACGCCTCCGACGCTGAGCGACGGCGGATCGCCGGAGAGCTCCATGACGGCGTAGTGCAAGAGCTGACCGGTCTGAACTACGCACTGGACGCCATGAGGCTGGGCAAGCCGACCGAAGGCCAGCGAGCGGACCTGATCGCCGACGGCGCTAACAGGCTCCGGGGCAGTATCGGCTCGCTGCGCACCCTGCTCGTGGACATCTACCCGCCCAACCTGGCTGAGGAGGGGCTCGCCTCTGCTCTGGCGGAGCTTGCTGCGGGGCTGGAGCGTACGGGTGTCGAGGTACGGCTTGAGACTGAAGGTGCTGAGGACCTGCCGCCGGCAGTGGCGGCACTCCTGTTCCGGGCGGCGCAGGAGATCGTACGGAACGTTGCTGCGCACAGTGGCGCTCAGGAGGTGCTCATCCAGGCTGGGCGCCTCAGCGGGAAGGCGACGCTCGTGGTGGACGACAACGGGCGTGGGTTCGATGAGACCAGGCTGGATGAGCGGAGTAGCGACGGACACCTCGGGTTGCGGTCCATCGGCGACCTCTTGGCGGAGTCAGGTGGCATGCTGACGGTACGGGCCGCGCCAGGCCAGGGGACACGAGTGGAAGTCGAGGTACCGGTCAGATGA
- a CDS encoding response regulator transcription factor: MIRVLIVDDHAIVRTGLAQLLDTTDDLELAGATGDGDEAVALAAELKPDVVLMDLSMPGTDGVTATARIVAQDPSAHVLVLTSFSDQARILDALQAGAEGYLLKHSEPEVILAGIREVVAGGSPLDPKAARVLLTNRRSPGPEMKLTGREQEVLDMIADGLPNKLIARRMGISERTVKAHLTNVYQRLGVTDRTQAALWAQRQRRPEQ, encoded by the coding sequence ATGATCCGGGTACTCATCGTCGACGATCACGCGATCGTACGGACCGGGTTGGCGCAGTTACTCGACACCACGGACGACCTGGAGTTGGCGGGGGCTACCGGCGACGGTGACGAGGCGGTGGCGCTGGCGGCGGAGTTGAAGCCGGACGTAGTACTGATGGATCTGTCGATGCCTGGTACGGACGGGGTCACCGCTACTGCGCGGATCGTGGCGCAGGACCCGTCGGCGCACGTGCTGGTGCTGACCTCCTTCAGCGATCAGGCGCGGATCCTGGATGCGCTGCAGGCCGGTGCTGAGGGGTATCTGCTGAAGCACAGCGAGCCGGAGGTGATCCTGGCGGGCATCCGGGAGGTGGTTGCGGGTGGTTCGCCGCTGGATCCGAAGGCTGCGCGCGTGCTGCTGACCAACCGGCGCAGTCCTGGGCCGGAGATGAAGCTGACCGGGCGGGAGCAGGAGGTGCTCGACATGATCGCCGACGGCCTGCCGAACAAGCTGATCGCTCGCCGGATGGGGATCAGCGAGCGCACGGTCAAGGCGCACCTCACCAACGTCTACCAGCGGCTGGGTGTCACTGACCGTACCCAGGCGGCTCTCTGGGCGCAGCGGCAGCGGCGGCCGGAGCAGTAG
- a CDS encoding VOC family protein: MMNALYPRLLVRDFPATVEFYRGVLASVFGVEPVKVIPEATYANWDLDGQTGLVLFGRTMIAGTVGTGDLPADVPAQDRSMLVFKVDDVDAAAKVFTHHGATLLTEPQDRPQWGPNLRTAHLRDPEGNLLELQSY; encoded by the coding sequence ATGATGAACGCGCTCTACCCGCGGCTGCTGGTCCGCGACTTCCCTGCCACCGTGGAGTTCTACCGCGGTGTACTGGCCTCGGTGTTCGGTGTGGAGCCGGTCAAGGTGATCCCCGAGGCGACCTACGCGAACTGGGACCTCGACGGTCAGACCGGCCTGGTCCTCTTCGGCCGCACGATGATCGCCGGCACGGTTGGTACGGGCGATCTACCTGCCGATGTACCGGCCCAGGACCGCTCCATGCTCGTCTTCAAGGTCGACGACGTCGACGCAGCGGCAAAGGTCTTCACCCACCACGGCGCAACCCTGCTCACCGAGCCCCAGGATCGCCCTCAGTGGGGACCAAATCTCCGCACTGCTCACCTCCGCGACCCCGAAGGCAACCTTCTGGAACTACAGTCCTACTGA
- a CDS encoding MarR family winged helix-turn-helix transcriptional regulator — METLLGTTTFVLHKVAVASRRAIADRLGEKPGLTLWQFAALAELDERGPVAQNTLATALGMDPSDMVRLMDELIHSRRVKRDRDPADRRRYQVTLTASGRKALAAGRSVVREVEKASLAPLTAAERATLRDLAVKIHQRNG; from the coding sequence ATGGAGACGCTGCTGGGAACGACCACCTTCGTGCTGCACAAGGTGGCGGTGGCGAGCCGCCGGGCGATCGCGGACCGGCTGGGCGAGAAGCCCGGGCTCACGCTGTGGCAGTTCGCCGCGCTCGCGGAGCTCGACGAGCGCGGGCCGGTCGCGCAGAACACGCTGGCGACGGCGCTGGGGATGGATCCGAGCGACATGGTCCGGTTGATGGACGAGCTGATCCACAGCCGCCGGGTCAAACGCGATCGCGATCCGGCGGATCGGAGGCGCTACCAGGTGACGCTGACTGCCAGTGGACGCAAGGCGCTCGCGGCGGGGCGGAGCGTAGTACGGGAGGTTGAGAAGGCTTCGCTGGCGCCGTTGACGGCGGCCGAGCGGGCAACCTTGCGCGACCTCGCGGTGAAGATCCACCAGCGGAACGGCTGA
- a CDS encoding peptidoglycan-binding protein, with amino-acid sequence MQPPRSATKPNPRRLLLFATLLAALIAGLTAIAPAQAAELAGPTAQQLKDKTAGCETQLSNGKYAHDSGGSRTVAVCKTGGAVHWTADFDVDCDGQRTTQCNENTDPSFQPATSWNQSNGQPLNSAGLPFIVVPLSSSIWNYSTAGIAGGTVAAVVYQDKVAYAVVGDQGPTGIIGEGSYKLAQQLGINPNPSTGGVSGAVVTYILFPGVKSVPIESQADALSKGEAAATSFINGMQTCGATNLDFTSYPTVQEGSTGAAVKAAQCLAGGTNEPSGTFDTATTDAVKGFQTRVGLPSDGVVGASTWTALLAAGDKTTVRSGSTGTAVSRLQRSLTAALGRTVVIDGQFGPVTDTAARDYQRTRQLVVDGVVGPVTWTALQSGH; translated from the coding sequence ATGCAGCCGCCCCGCTCAGCAACGAAACCGAACCCTCGCCGCCTGTTGCTCTTCGCAACCTTGCTCGCGGCCCTCATCGCAGGCTTGACCGCCATCGCTCCAGCTCAGGCAGCAGAACTGGCCGGGCCGACCGCCCAGCAGCTGAAGGACAAGACGGCGGGCTGTGAGACCCAGCTGTCGAACGGCAAGTACGCGCACGACTCCGGCGGATCGAGGACCGTCGCGGTCTGCAAGACCGGTGGAGCCGTGCACTGGACGGCTGACTTCGACGTCGACTGCGACGGCCAGCGCACCACCCAGTGCAACGAGAACACCGATCCGTCGTTCCAGCCGGCCACCTCGTGGAACCAGTCGAACGGTCAGCCGTTGAACTCGGCCGGCCTGCCGTTCATCGTCGTCCCGCTGTCGAGCTCGATCTGGAACTACTCGACGGCCGGTATCGCCGGCGGGACCGTCGCCGCGGTCGTCTACCAGGACAAGGTCGCGTACGCCGTCGTCGGCGACCAGGGCCCGACCGGGATCATCGGTGAAGGCTCGTACAAGCTCGCGCAGCAGCTCGGCATCAACCCGAATCCCTCGACTGGCGGAGTGTCGGGCGCGGTCGTGACGTACATCCTGTTCCCGGGCGTGAAGTCGGTACCGATCGAGAGCCAGGCCGATGCCTTGAGCAAGGGTGAGGCGGCGGCTACGTCGTTCATCAACGGGATGCAGACGTGTGGCGCCACCAACCTCGACTTCACCAGCTACCCGACGGTGCAGGAGGGATCGACGGGTGCGGCGGTCAAGGCGGCGCAGTGCTTGGCCGGTGGTACCAACGAGCCCAGCGGGACCTTTGACACCGCTACAACCGATGCAGTGAAGGGATTCCAGACGCGCGTCGGGCTGCCGTCGGACGGAGTTGTCGGGGCGAGCACCTGGACCGCATTGCTTGCCGCGGGCGACAAAACGACGGTCCGCAGTGGTTCAACCGGTACTGCGGTCAGCCGGCTGCAGCGGTCCTTGACTGCTGCTCTTGGACGCACGGTCGTCATCGACGGGCAGTTCGGGCCGGTCACCGATACCGCCGCCCGCGACTACCAGCGCACCCGCCAACTGGTAGTCGACGGCGTGGTCGGCCCAGTCACCTGGACCGCCCTCCAATCCGGCCACTAA
- a CDS encoding aldo/keto reductase, whose protein sequence is MRYRTLGGTGIEVSVHCLGTMMFGSVGNPDHADCTRILHTALDQGINFVDTADMYSSGESEEIVGKALKGRREDVVLATKVHFPMGEGPNRGGNSRRWITHEVEQSLRRLGTDWIDLYQVHRPDPATDIEETLSVLTDLVSAGKIRAFGCSTFPAEDLVDAYHVSERRGYGKFRTEQPPYSMVTRGIERSVLPTTQRLNMGVLTWSPLASGFLSGKVRKNQPVDLTAGRAAITPHRFDPALPANASKFEAVEQLAELAEDLGRTLPELALAFVTSHPAVTSVIIGPRTMEQLTGLLKGADLTLDDATLDRIDEIVPPGTDLHHYQSDGLWQSPALTTPTLRRRPTPDRSAA, encoded by the coding sequence ATGCGCTACCGCACACTCGGCGGGACCGGTATCGAGGTGAGCGTGCACTGCCTCGGCACGATGATGTTCGGCTCGGTCGGCAACCCCGACCACGCCGACTGCACCCGGATCCTGCACACTGCCCTCGACCAGGGCATCAACTTCGTCGACACCGCCGACATGTACTCCAGCGGCGAGTCCGAGGAGATCGTCGGCAAGGCGCTCAAGGGGCGCCGCGAGGACGTCGTACTGGCGACCAAGGTGCACTTCCCGATGGGTGAGGGACCCAACCGCGGCGGCAACTCGCGGCGCTGGATCACCCATGAGGTCGAGCAGAGCCTGCGCCGGCTCGGCACCGACTGGATCGATCTGTACCAGGTGCACCGGCCGGATCCGGCGACGGACATCGAGGAGACGTTGTCGGTACTGACCGACCTGGTCAGCGCCGGCAAGATCCGCGCGTTCGGTTGCTCGACCTTCCCGGCCGAGGATCTCGTCGACGCGTACCACGTGTCCGAGCGACGCGGGTACGGCAAGTTCCGTACCGAGCAACCGCCGTACTCGATGGTCACCCGCGGCATCGAACGGTCGGTACTGCCGACCACGCAGCGATTGAACATGGGCGTGCTGACGTGGAGCCCGCTGGCGTCGGGCTTCCTGTCCGGCAAGGTCCGGAAGAACCAGCCGGTGGACCTGACGGCCGGACGAGCGGCGATCACTCCGCATCGCTTCGACCCTGCACTGCCGGCCAACGCGTCGAAGTTCGAGGCGGTCGAGCAGCTGGCCGAGCTCGCCGAGGATCTCGGGCGGACGCTGCCCGAGCTCGCGCTGGCGTTCGTCACGTCGCACCCGGCGGTGACGTCGGTGATCATCGGCCCGCGCACGATGGAACAGCTGACCGGCCTGCTGAAGGGCGCCGACCTCACCCTGGACGACGCCACCCTGGACCGGATCGACGAGATCGTCCCGCCCGGTACCGACCTCCACCACTACCAATCCGACGGCCTCTGGCAGTCCCCCGCCCTGACCACCCCCACCCTCCGCCGCCGCCCCACCCCCGACCGCTCCGCCGCCTAA
- a CDS encoding DUF6529 family protein, which produces MSTDVSAPPDKRLIGRGTVALLGFAVVGALVAVSLGFYGKAHTPTGRPLALIVGFTSLTPMKAWLATAAVVLAVFQMVSALWMYGRLPVKRKPPAVLSQLHRWSGAVAFVATLPVAYHCLWSLGFSTFDTRTALHSLFGCAFYGAFTTKMLALRANKMPSWALPISGGLLFALLIGAWATAAVWYFTQSGVPLR; this is translated from the coding sequence ATGAGTACGGACGTGAGTGCGCCGCCGGACAAGAGGCTGATCGGGCGGGGAACCGTTGCATTGTTGGGGTTTGCCGTCGTCGGTGCGTTGGTCGCTGTATCCCTGGGGTTCTACGGGAAGGCCCATACGCCGACCGGCCGGCCGCTGGCGTTGATCGTGGGGTTCACGAGTCTCACGCCGATGAAGGCATGGCTGGCCACGGCGGCCGTAGTACTGGCTGTCTTCCAAATGGTGTCCGCGCTGTGGATGTACGGACGCCTGCCGGTGAAGCGCAAGCCGCCGGCGGTGCTGTCGCAGCTGCACAGGTGGAGTGGGGCGGTGGCGTTCGTTGCGACGTTGCCGGTCGCGTACCACTGCTTGTGGAGTCTCGGGTTCAGCACGTTCGACACCAGAACGGCACTGCATTCGCTGTTCGGATGCGCCTTCTACGGCGCGTTCACGACCAAGATGCTCGCGTTGCGGGCCAACAAGATGCCGAGCTGGGCATTGCCGATCTCGGGCGGGCTGCTGTTCGCCTTGCTGATCGGGGCCTGGGCTACTGCGGCGGTCTGGTACTTCACTCAATCCGGCGTCCCACTGCGTTGA
- a CDS encoding Rieske (2Fe-2S) protein produces MIERRTVLIAGGAATTAVLTGCVVQQAPPQTAGQPSTAGKPSTAGKPAASAPVSQGTTGAAPAPAALAKVADIPAGGGVILKEQSLVLTKDASGKVCAFSAICTHQGCVVTDVGDGTINCPCHGSKFDASTGERVAGPAKSPLPAVAVQQRDGAIFKA; encoded by the coding sequence ATGATTGAACGCAGAACGGTACTGATCGCAGGAGGCGCTGCGACCACCGCAGTACTGACTGGTTGCGTAGTGCAACAAGCTCCACCTCAGACAGCGGGTCAGCCTTCGACCGCAGGGAAGCCTTCTACTGCAGGGAAGCCGGCCGCCTCGGCGCCAGTCTCACAGGGGACGACTGGCGCGGCGCCTGCTCCTGCTGCGTTGGCCAAGGTGGCCGACATCCCGGCCGGTGGTGGCGTGATCCTCAAGGAGCAGAGCCTCGTACTGACCAAGGACGCGAGCGGCAAGGTCTGCGCGTTCTCGGCGATCTGCACGCATCAGGGTTGCGTGGTGACGGATGTCGGCGACGGCACGATCAACTGCCCGTGCCATGGCAGCAAGTTCGACGCCAGTACGGGCGAACGGGTCGCCGGACCGGCCAAGTCCCCGCTGCCGGCGGTTGCCGTCCAGCAGCGCGACGGCGCGATCTTCAAGGCGTAG
- a CDS encoding COG4315 family predicted lipoprotein — MFKSLPTMVWVIGATIAVAALSPAVGNVATTAPAVAPPAAPAPAAAAPTKAPPSKAKPSTPVEEPVVIKAGTTKLGQVAVDAEGFTLYMSVLDSRNPPKSVCRSKACLTAWKPVYVKKVGIIAGAGVSQAKVGTLIRPDKGVQATLNGWPLYRFAKDQKPGDVLGEGLKGTWHVLSPAGTRLNPPR; from the coding sequence ATGTTCAAGAGTCTGCCGACGATGGTGTGGGTGATCGGCGCGACCATCGCGGTGGCCGCCCTCAGCCCCGCCGTCGGCAACGTCGCGACCACAGCTCCCGCCGTCGCCCCGCCAGCAGCACCGGCGCCAGCCGCCGCGGCACCAACCAAGGCGCCGCCTTCAAAGGCCAAACCATCCACGCCTGTCGAAGAACCAGTAGTGATCAAAGCCGGTACTACGAAACTCGGCCAGGTCGCCGTAGACGCTGAGGGCTTCACGCTCTACATGTCAGTCCTGGACAGCAGGAACCCACCGAAGTCGGTCTGCAGGAGCAAGGCCTGCCTGACCGCCTGGAAGCCCGTCTACGTCAAGAAGGTCGGCATCATCGCCGGAGCCGGCGTCAGTCAGGCCAAGGTCGGCACTCTGATCCGCCCCGACAAAGGCGTCCAGGCGACTCTCAACGGCTGGCCGCTCTACCGCTTCGCCAAGGACCAGAAGCCCGGCGATGTCCTCGGCGAAGGCCTGAAAGGCACCTGGCATGTCCTCAGCCCAGCAGGGACCCGGCTCAACCCTCCTCGCTGA
- a CDS encoding aminotransferase class V-fold PLP-dependent enzyme, with protein sequence MSSEFAGLWDPQPGWLNTASYGLPPRPAWEALQAVLRDWQVGATSWEPWDGSTTRARESFARLVGAEVADVFVGSTVSAAVAPIAAALPDGARVLVDDIEFTSNVYPWMVHADRGVEVTAASADKFVDAIRPGIDLVAVSAVQSATGTVLDLAQVVAACKEIDALLVVDASQAVGWLPLTVDGLDALITHTYKWLMSPRGATLGYLSPRLQERCRPLQAGWYAGRNVSGSYYGTQMELATDARRFDQSPAWFSFVGAAPALELIEQIGVETIHEHNLALANEFRAGIGLPPGDSAIVSASIPGAEEAFAAAGVRAAVRGGNLRASFHIYSTQADVQLALEALDGLEGLAK encoded by the coding sequence ATGAGTTCGGAATTCGCAGGCCTGTGGGATCCGCAGCCGGGGTGGCTGAACACTGCGTCGTACGGGCTGCCGCCACGGCCCGCGTGGGAGGCGCTGCAGGCGGTACTGCGGGATTGGCAGGTCGGGGCGACCAGCTGGGAGCCGTGGGACGGGTCGACCACTCGCGCTCGGGAGTCGTTCGCGCGGCTGGTCGGGGCCGAGGTGGCTGATGTATTCGTGGGGAGCACGGTGTCGGCGGCGGTGGCGCCGATCGCGGCTGCGTTGCCGGACGGAGCGCGGGTGCTGGTCGACGACATCGAGTTCACCTCGAACGTCTACCCGTGGATGGTGCACGCTGACCGGGGCGTCGAGGTGACAGCGGCCAGTGCGGACAAGTTCGTCGACGCGATCCGGCCGGGGATCGATCTGGTTGCGGTGAGCGCGGTCCAGTCCGCCACCGGGACGGTACTCGACCTTGCCCAAGTAGTTGCCGCATGCAAGGAGATCGACGCGCTGCTGGTGGTCGACGCCAGCCAGGCGGTGGGCTGGTTGCCTTTGACCGTGGATGGTCTGGACGCGCTGATCACCCATACCTACAAGTGGTTGATGTCTCCGCGTGGGGCGACCCTTGGCTATCTGTCGCCGCGGCTGCAGGAGCGCTGCCGCCCGCTCCAGGCCGGCTGGTATGCCGGTCGCAACGTCAGCGGCTCGTACTACGGAACGCAGATGGAGCTCGCCACGGATGCGCGCCGGTTCGACCAGTCGCCGGCTTGGTTCAGCTTCGTCGGGGCTGCCCCGGCGCTCGAGTTGATCGAGCAGATCGGCGTCGAGACCATCCACGAGCACAACCTCGCGCTGGCCAACGAGTTCCGCGCCGGGATCGGGCTGCCGCCGGGTGATTCAGCGATCGTCAGCGCGTCGATCCCTGGGGCGGAGGAGGCGTTCGCGGCAGCCGGAGTACGGGCTGCTGTCCGGGGTGGCAACCTGCGCGCGTCTTTCCACATCTACTCGACACAGGCCGACGTCCAGCTCGCACTTGAAGCCCTCGACGGGCTCGAGGGGCTGGCTAAATAG
- a CDS encoding MerR family transcriptional regulator, translating to MTDGLSIGQVSERTGLSVHALRFYEREGILAEPVRREGNGRRVYSEDDVDWLDMCIKFRSSGMPLDTIRRYTDLVRQGAGNEADRLALLKSHQEAVAAQIEELTECLRVITYKVDIYTEHLDHGTADSLWVSPSHQPQDQADQAV from the coding sequence ATGACGGACGGATTGAGCATCGGGCAGGTCTCCGAGCGGACCGGGTTGAGCGTGCACGCGCTGCGGTTCTACGAGCGGGAGGGCATCCTCGCCGAGCCGGTACGCCGGGAAGGCAACGGCCGGCGGGTGTACTCCGAGGACGACGTCGACTGGCTGGACATGTGCATCAAGTTCCGCTCGTCGGGGATGCCGCTGGACACCATCCGCCGGTACACCGACCTGGTCCGGCAGGGCGCCGGCAACGAGGCGGACCGGCTCGCGCTGCTCAAGAGCCACCAGGAGGCCGTCGCCGCCCAGATCGAGGAGCTCACCGAGTGCCTGCGGGTGATCACCTACAAGGTCGACATCTACACCGAGCACCTCGACCACGGCACCGCCGACAGCCTGTGGGTCTCGCCGTCCCACCAACCGCAGGACCAGGCAGACCAGGCAGTCTGA